The Sorangiineae bacterium MSr11954 DNA segment GGATTGCTCTTCACTCATGGCAACTCCCTCCTTTTTTCAACGCCGAATCAGGTCCTCCCCAGCGCTGCACGTGCGGCACGGGATTTCGATACGAGCGTGAGCCCGATTCGGATTGGATATTCGTCTATATCGAATACCGAGCAGCGCGTCGCCCACCAAGTCTCTTGTGGTTCGATGAAACACGCGCTTGCGACCACTCCGTCCGCGAAGATGTCAACGCGATTGGCTCGGCTCCCCCGCGACATACGAACCGCGCGCGAGATCGTCGAGAACCGAAGGTGAGCGCGGCGACCATCCGAAGCGCGTGCGCGCCCTCGCACCCGTCACGACTTGATGGAGAGCCAGCGCATCCGCGAAGGGGCCCATCGCGCTTCGCGCTTCGTCGACCGGCCACGGGATCGTTCGACCCGATACACCCGCGGCCTCGCTCGCGGCGAGCGCGATCGCGTGGAGGGTGTGCGTAACGTCTGCGGAGGCCATGACGATCTCCGTGCCCGGCGAGGCTCGAAGGAGCGCGCGCGCATAGAGGTCCGCCAGATCGTCCACGTAAACGAAGCTCCAACGCGTCTCCGGCGCTCCCACGTACCGCACGATGCCCTGCTCGCGCCCCGAGCGCACGAGCATCGCGAGCAGCCCGCCGCCGCGCCCGTAGACGACGACGGGGCGGAGCAGGACGGTGCGCAACGTGGTGCCGGAGGCCTCGGCGATCTCCTTCTCGAGGGGCGCGCGCCAGGCGGTGAGCGGGGTGGGGTCGAGGGGGCTGGTTTCGCCGGCGGGCGAATCACCGGTGTTGCCGAGGAGCCAGCTGCCGCTGGTGTACACGAACGGCTTGTTCGAGCCGCCGAGGCCCCGCAAGAGCGCGCGCACGGAGGTGATATCGGCTTCGGCGCTGTCGGCGGCGCCCGTCGATGCGGTGTGAACGACGCCGCCGGCCTCCCGCGCGGCGCGCTCGAGGATTGCCGCGTCGAACAAGGTGCCGCGGAGCGGTTCGAAGCCGCGGCGCTTGGCCTCCGCTTCGCCGCCATCGGTGCGTACGAGGGCGACGATGGAGTGACCGAGCTCGAAGAGACGGTGGGCGACGGCCGAGCCGATGTAGCCGGTCGCGCCGGTGACGAGAACGCGCATGGAATCCTCCTGGCACCGGCGACGCCTCGAACCGCGCGGGAGGATATCTCCCGGCGGACGGCGTGAGCGCGGTGCACACGATGAAATGCCGCCGCGGGCGTTCGTTTTCCAATCGATAATGTAAAGCTATGATTCCACTTCCATGGATATCACCGGCATCGATCTGAACCTGCTCGTGGTCCTCGACGCGCTGCTCGCCGAGCGGAGCGTGACCTTGGCGGCCAAACGCCTGCGCCTCTCGCAGTCGGGGACGAGCGCGGCGCTCGGGCGCCTGCGGCTCTTGTTGGACGATCCGCTCTTTGCGCGCACGCCGCGCGGCTTGTCGCCGACCCCGCGCGCCCTTTTGCTCGTGGAGCCGGTGCGGCAGATCTTGACGAGCGTGGAGCACGTGCTCGCGGCGCCGAAGTTCGATCCGGCCACCGCCGAGCGGACCGTGCGCCTCGCCATGGGCGACTATGCGCAGTACGTGGTGCTGCCGGCGCTCCTCTCACGGCTCGCGCGCGAGGCGCCGCGCGTGGCCATCGCGGTCACGCCGCTCGTCCGCGAGCCGCGCGCCCACCTCGACGATGGGTCCTGCGAGCTGGTGCTCGCGCCCGGCTTGAAGACGGCGGGGGCGCTGCACGCCGAGACGCTGTTTCACGAGCGCATGACGACCATCGCGCGCAAAGGCGTGGTCGGAAAGAAGCTCGGCTTGCGGCAGTTCACGAGCCTCGGCCACGTGCTGGTCTCGCCCGAGGGCAGCGGCGGGGCCATGGTCGACCGCGCCCTCGCCGAGCGAAAGCTGCGCCGCTTCATCGCCCTGCGCGTGCCGCATTTTCTGGTCGCGCCCGAGGTGGTGGCGCGCTCGGAGCTGATCGCGACCTTGCCCGATCGGGTCGCGCGGCGCGCCGCCGAGGCGCTGCCCGTGCGCGGCTACGTGCCGCCCGTGCCGCTGCCCTCGTTCTCCATCGCCCTCGGATGGCACGCGCGCTCCGAGGGCGATCCCGCTTTGAGCTGGCTGCGCGCGACCCTCCAAAAGGTCGCGCGCGATCGGGAGAGCGGCGGCTAGTTATTCGGCCGACGAGTACTCGCCGTGCTCGGGCGCCGCAGCGGCGGGCTCCGGCTTGTGGCCGGTGACCCACTCGCGGAGCTGCTCGACGAGGACGTACAGGACGGGGATGAAGAAGATGTTCAACACCGTCGAGACGAGCATTCCGCCGAACACCGCGGTGCCGAGCGAACGGCGGCTGGCCGCGCCGGCGCCCGTGGCCACCAAGAGCGGGATGAGGCCGAGGAGGAACGCGATCGAGGTCATCAAGATGGGCCGGAGGCGCGTCTCCGATGCCTGGATGGCGGCGTCCACCACCGACAGCCCCTTTTGCTCGCGCAGCTCCTTCGCGAACTCGACGATCAAAATCGCGTTCTTGCTGGCGAGACCGATCATCATCACGAGCCCGACCTGGCAGAACACGTCGTTGGCGTAGCCGCGGTACCACTGCGCGAGGAGCGCGCCGAGCAGACCGACGGGGACGGCCAGGATGATGATCAGCGGGAGCACGAAGCTCTCGTATTGCGCCGAGAGCACCAGGAAGACGAACAAGAGGCCGAGGCCGAAGATGATGAACGTCTGCCCGCCCGACTCGATCTCTTCGCGCGATAGACCGGACCACTCGAACGCCATGCCGCGCGGCAGCTCGCGCCGGGCGATTTGCTCCATGGCCGCGATGGCCTCGCCCGAGCTTCGACCGGGGGACGGAGAGCCCGAGATCTCCACCGAGCGAAACAGGTTGTAGTGGTTGATGGTCTGCGCGCTCGTGGTCGTTCGAACGTGAACGAGGTTGCCCAGCGGGATCATCTCCCCCGAGTTCGAGCGGACATAGAAGGACTCGATGTCCTTGGGCTTGGAGCGCGCCGTCGCGTCGGCTTGCACATAGACGCGGTA contains these protein-coding regions:
- a CDS encoding NAD-dependent epimerase/dehydratase family protein, which encodes MRVLVTGATGYIGSAVAHRLFELGHSIVALVRTDGGEAEAKRRGFEPLRGTLFDAAILERAAREAGGVVHTASTGAADSAEADITSVRALLRGLGGSNKPFVYTSGSWLLGNTGDSPAGETSPLDPTPLTAWRAPLEKEIAEASGTTLRTVLLRPVVVYGRGGGLLAMLVRSGREQGIVRYVGAPETRWSFVYVDDLADLYARALLRASPGTEIVMASADVTHTLHAIALAASEAAGVSGRTIPWPVDEARSAMGPFADALALHQVVTGARARTRFGWSPRSPSVLDDLARGSYVAGEPSQSR
- a CDS encoding LysR substrate-binding domain-containing protein, with the protein product MDITGIDLNLLVVLDALLAERSVTLAAKRLRLSQSGTSAALGRLRLLLDDPLFARTPRGLSPTPRALLLVEPVRQILTSVEHVLAAPKFDPATAERTVRLAMGDYAQYVVLPALLSRLAREAPRVAIAVTPLVREPRAHLDDGSCELVLAPGLKTAGALHAETLFHERMTTIARKGVVGKKLGLRQFTSLGHVLVSPEGSGGAMVDRALAERKLRRFIALRVPHFLVAPEVVARSELIATLPDRVARRAAEALPVRGYVPPVPLPSFSIALGWHARSEGDPALSWLRATLQKVARDRESGG